A stretch of the Salmo salar chromosome ssa20, Ssal_v3.1, whole genome shotgun sequence genome encodes the following:
- the ccnh gene encoding cyclin-H isoform X2, translating to MLASGKPGVSDAVFLEAHEEIVLFRHYEKRLLDFCNAFKPVMPKSVVGTAIMYFRRFYLNNSLMEYHPRTIMLICAYLSCKVDEFNVSSTQFVGNLVQESAAGQERALEQILEYELLLIQQLNFHLVVHTPYRPMEGLLIDIKTRYPLLENPESLRKSVDDFLTRATLTDSGLLFPPSQIAMTAILNSASRAGLSMESYLTECMGLKEDKETLLKMYDAMRRIKSLMKKYELPKPDEVNAYKVKLERVHADFGTNSNTKRKRGYEDDDHVAKEPRMTEEEWTDEDLDLDDL from the exons CCTGGGGTTAGTGACGCCGTGTTCCTGGAGGCTCACGAGGAGATTGTCCTTTTCAGACACTATGAGAAGAGACTCCTTGACTTCTGTAATGCTTTCAAGCCTGTGATGCCCAAGTCTGTTGTG GGCACAGCTATCATGTATTTCCGGAGATTTTACCTGAACAACTCACTGATGGAATACCACCCCAGAACAATCAT GCTGATCTGTGCCTACCTGTCCTGTAAAGTGGATGAGTTTAATGTGTCCAGCACCCAGTTTGTGGGGAATCTTGTGCAGGAGAGTGCGGCCGGGCAGGAGAGGGCTCTTGAACAGATTTTGGAGTATGAGCTCCTTCTCATTCAGCAGCTCAACTTCCACCTGGTGGTGCACACCCCCTACAGACCTATGGAGGGCCTGCTCATAGACATCAAG ACAAGGTACCCTCTTCTGGAGAACCCAGAGTCTCTGAGGAAGAGTGTTGATGACTTCCTGACGCGGGCCACCCTGACGGACAGTGGGCTGCTGTTTCCCCCATCTCAGATAGCCATGACCGCCATCCTGAACAGTGCGTCGCGGGCCGGCCTCAGCATGGAGAG CTATCTGACCGAATGTATGGGACTGAAGGAGGACAAAGAAACTCTCTTAAAGATGTATGATGCGATGAGAC GGATAAAAAGTCTCATGAAAAAGTATGAACTTCCGAAACCAGACGAGGTGAATGCTTACAAAGTGAAACTGGAGAGGGTCCATGCTGACTTTGGCACAAACTCCAACAC GAAAAGAAAACGAGGATATGAGGATGACGATCATGTAGCGAAAGAGCCCCGCATGACAGAAGAA GAGTGGACGGATGAAGATCTGGATTTGGATGATTTATGA